A genomic segment from Alteribacillus bidgolensis encodes:
- a CDS encoding tetratricopeptide repeat protein, with amino-acid sequence MKREGANNNIVPFPGSADRLVNEGLKKLKEGDKQKALQQFIEALMHNPDHEDASYGLLLAYADTGQLLEGKKWAEKMMQKASGDYFEVLQVYVSILAQLGEYDKVVTILEAVQAEDQFPARMAEQLFELLELSRHMAKTEIEQVDNKQEDGGNDIPPYVLEEWENRLRNGTSEQKLAALGEMRSLGPGEAMPIVEKLLADQHYSPLMQSFLLFLLKDWNVNKNVWVEKLDRKGEFSPAALRPIEESTSYIKSSQLLEETLGHKDPVLLKNAHHLLREILLYFYPFPPSVQIESLAAVLHFEAADQSGEKMDVSSLSIQYGIAENSFFQVREEYEKLKSKLSDI; translated from the coding sequence ATGAAGAGGGAAGGCGCCAATAACAATATCGTCCCTTTTCCTGGATCAGCAGACAGACTGGTAAACGAAGGGTTAAAGAAGTTAAAAGAAGGAGATAAACAGAAAGCGCTTCAACAGTTTATAGAAGCTTTAATGCATAATCCCGACCATGAAGATGCTTCATATGGGCTGCTGCTAGCATATGCAGATACTGGCCAGCTATTAGAAGGAAAAAAGTGGGCGGAAAAAATGATGCAAAAAGCCTCAGGAGATTATTTTGAAGTACTTCAAGTTTATGTCTCCATTCTTGCCCAGCTAGGAGAATATGATAAAGTAGTTACCATATTAGAGGCTGTACAAGCAGAAGATCAATTTCCTGCCCGTATGGCAGAACAGCTTTTTGAGCTGCTAGAGCTTTCACGGCATATGGCTAAAACAGAGATAGAGCAAGTTGATAACAAACAAGAAGATGGCGGAAATGACATTCCTCCTTATGTTTTAGAGGAATGGGAAAATCGTTTGCGAAATGGAACATCAGAGCAAAAACTGGCTGCGCTCGGAGAAATGAGAAGCCTGGGACCGGGAGAAGCGATGCCAATTGTAGAAAAGCTGCTTGCTGATCAACACTACTCTCCTCTTATGCAAAGCTTTTTGTTATTCTTATTGAAAGATTGGAACGTTAATAAAAACGTGTGGGTAGAAAAGTTAGATCGTAAAGGAGAGTTCTCTCCTGCTGCTCTTCGTCCGATTGAAGAAAGTACGTCGTACATAAAATCTTCCCAATTACTTGAAGAAACATTGGGACATAAAGATCCAGTTTTATTGAAAAATGCCCATCACTTACTGCGGGAAATACTGTTGTATTTTTACCCGTTTCCCCCGTCTGTACAGATTGAATCTCTAGCAGCTGTTCTGCATTTTGAAGCTGCAGATCAATCGGGTGAAAAAATGGACGTCTCGTCTCTATCCATTCAATATGGAATAGCGGAGAACAGTTTTTTTCAAGTGCGGGAAGAATATGAAAAATTAAAATCAAAACTATCTGACATTTAG
- the ilvC gene encoding ketol-acid reductoisomerase: MAKVFYNGDVNEGVLQEKTVAVVGYGSQGHAHAQNLRESGVNVVIGLRKGKSWTKAEEDGFEVLTVREASAKADVIMILLPDEYQPTIYKNEIEPELTEGKALVFAHGFNIHFNQIVPPSDVDVFMVAPKGPGHIVRRTFEDGAGVPALIAVYQDASGQTKDVALAYAKQIGAGRAGIMETTFQEETETDLFGEQAVLCGGTSALVKAGFETLVEAGYQPEVAYFECLHELKLIVDLMYEGGLEGMRYSISDTAQWGDFQAGPRVITEDTKDAMRDILTDIQTGRFAKGWILENQANRPEFNATNDRENNHLIEEVGRELREMMPFVKGKSKGVVGSAKN, from the coding sequence ATGGCAAAAGTATTTTATAACGGAGACGTAAACGAAGGAGTTTTACAAGAAAAAACAGTAGCGGTTGTAGGCTATGGGTCTCAAGGACACGCACACGCTCAAAACCTAAGAGAAAGCGGTGTGAACGTAGTAATTGGTCTGCGTAAAGGTAAATCTTGGACAAAAGCAGAAGAAGACGGCTTTGAAGTTTTAACTGTTAGAGAAGCATCAGCAAAAGCAGACGTTATTATGATCTTGCTCCCGGATGAGTATCAGCCGACCATTTATAAAAATGAGATTGAACCTGAATTAACCGAAGGGAAAGCGTTAGTATTCGCTCACGGCTTTAACATTCATTTTAATCAAATCGTTCCTCCATCCGATGTGGATGTATTCATGGTAGCTCCAAAAGGGCCGGGGCATATCGTTCGACGCACCTTTGAAGATGGTGCTGGTGTACCTGCACTTATCGCAGTTTACCAAGACGCAAGCGGTCAAACAAAAGATGTTGCTCTTGCATATGCAAAACAGATTGGAGCTGGCCGTGCAGGAATTATGGAAACAACTTTCCAAGAAGAAACAGAAACAGATTTGTTTGGTGAGCAAGCTGTACTTTGCGGCGGTACTTCTGCACTCGTTAAAGCTGGCTTTGAAACATTAGTTGAAGCAGGATATCAGCCAGAAGTTGCTTACTTTGAGTGCTTGCACGAATTAAAGCTGATTGTTGACTTAATGTATGAAGGCGGCCTTGAAGGTATGCGCTACTCCATTTCTGATACAGCACAATGGGGTGACTTCCAAGCTGGTCCTCGTGTAATTACAGAGGATACAAAAGACGCCATGCGTGATATTCTTACTGATATTCAAACAGGCCGTTTTGCAAAAGGCTGGATTCTTGAAAACCAAGCAAACCGTCCAGAATTTAACGCTACAAATGACCGTGAAAATAATCATTTGATTGAAGAAGTTGGCCGTGAATTGCGTGAAATGATGCCGTTTGTTAAAGGCAAATCAAAAGGAGTGGTGGGTAGTGCGAAAAATTAA
- a CDS encoding SOS response-associated peptidase encodes MCGRYTLVVNLHKIQNHFQVNHAAIKEYEPNYNIAPSQNILAIVNDGQSNRLGPLKWGLIPFWAKNKKIGYKMINARKETLHEKSSFKHALKKRRCIIPADGFYEWKTENGKKQPYRIYLKNEEVFGFAGLWEKWKNKNGGNVFSCTIITAKANDFMRDIHERMPVILTKNNEKEWLNPDKQDPFDAAQLLTPVDSSFMATYKVSAEVNNPKNNHEGLIRPL; translated from the coding sequence ATGTGTGGAAGGTATACGCTGGTCGTTAACTTACATAAAATACAAAATCATTTCCAGGTGAATCATGCGGCAATAAAGGAGTATGAGCCAAACTATAATATAGCACCTTCTCAAAACATTTTAGCCATCGTTAATGATGGACAATCTAATCGTCTCGGTCCATTAAAATGGGGATTGATCCCGTTTTGGGCCAAAAATAAAAAAATTGGATATAAAATGATTAACGCAAGAAAAGAAACGCTGCATGAGAAAAGCAGTTTTAAGCACGCACTTAAAAAGCGGCGCTGCATCATACCAGCGGATGGTTTTTACGAATGGAAAACAGAGAACGGAAAGAAACAGCCCTATCGTATTTATTTAAAAAACGAAGAAGTATTTGGATTTGCTGGTTTATGGGAAAAATGGAAAAATAAGAATGGGGGGAATGTTTTTTCGTGCACCATTATCACTGCGAAAGCAAATGATTTTATGAGAGATATTCATGAACGAATGCCAGTCATTCTTACTAAAAACAATGAAAAAGAATGGCTCAATCCTGATAAACAAGATCCATTTGATGCAGCTCAGCTGTTAACTCCCGTCGACTCCTCCTTTATGGCAACATATAAAGTATCAGCCGAAGTAAACAATCCTAAGAACAATCATGAAGGATTAATCCGTCCTTTATAA
- the ilvB gene encoding acetolactate synthase large subunit → MSPKLKKADGRELKTENQEMTGSSMLIQALAREKVDVIFGYPGGAILPTYDEIYRTGIRHILARHEQGAIHAAEGYARVSGKPGVCVVTSGPGATNVVTGIADAMIDSLPMVVITGQVATSVIGTDAFQEADVVGVTMPITKHNFQVRDVEELPRIIKEAFHIATTGRPGPVLIDLPKDVSTASGFFNYDQDVDLPGYQPTVTPNKHQIKKLVEAVTKADKPVILAGAGVLHSGAAKELLDYVEQQKIPVSSTLLGLGAFPGNHELSLGMAGMHGTYTSNMALHETDLLISIGARFDDRVTGNLKHFAPRAKIAHIDIDPAEIGKNIETSIPVVGDAKEALRMLFEAKGTPCDCTQWKEQLNEWKQENPLWYKEEGNSLKPQRLIEMIYEETKGEAVVTTDVGQHQMWAAQYYKFDKPNCWVTSGGLGTMGFGFPSAIGAQFAEPDKQVVAVLGDAGFQMTAQEMSILQELNLPVKIILVNNASLGMVRQWQQLFYEERYSNSLFPIQPDFVKMAEAYNIKGWKIEDPNEMQGALKEALNYEGPVLMDCRVHKDENVYPMIAPGKGHHEMEGVKP, encoded by the coding sequence ATGAGTCCAAAGTTAAAAAAGGCGGATGGACGCGAATTGAAAACGGAAAATCAAGAAATGACAGGATCAAGTATGCTCATACAAGCATTGGCAAGGGAAAAAGTGGATGTCATCTTTGGTTATCCAGGGGGAGCCATTCTTCCTACCTACGATGAAATTTATCGAACCGGAATCCGCCATATCCTAGCGCGCCATGAACAAGGCGCCATTCATGCAGCGGAAGGATATGCCAGAGTATCTGGCAAACCAGGAGTTTGTGTAGTAACTTCTGGGCCTGGGGCAACCAATGTAGTAACAGGTATTGCTGATGCTATGATAGATTCCTTGCCAATGGTCGTCATTACTGGCCAGGTTGCAACTTCAGTGATTGGCACCGATGCCTTTCAGGAAGCGGATGTAGTTGGTGTTACGATGCCGATTACAAAACATAACTTCCAAGTTCGTGATGTAGAAGAGCTTCCTAGGATCATAAAAGAAGCTTTTCATATTGCAACGACAGGACGACCGGGGCCAGTTTTGATTGATTTGCCAAAGGATGTTTCCACGGCAAGCGGCTTTTTTAACTATGACCAAGATGTAGACCTCCCAGGTTATCAACCGACAGTAACACCGAATAAACATCAAATTAAAAAATTAGTTGAAGCTGTCACTAAAGCTGATAAGCCTGTAATATTAGCCGGAGCAGGTGTACTTCATTCAGGCGCTGCCAAAGAATTGCTTGACTATGTGGAGCAGCAGAAAATCCCGGTTTCAAGCACTTTGCTGGGACTGGGAGCGTTCCCTGGAAACCATGAGCTCTCTTTAGGAATGGCTGGAATGCATGGAACCTACACATCAAACATGGCTCTGCATGAAACAGATCTTTTAATAAGCATAGGAGCAAGATTTGATGACCGTGTAACAGGAAACCTCAAACACTTTGCGCCTAGGGCTAAAATAGCTCATATTGATATTGACCCGGCAGAGATTGGAAAAAATATCGAAACATCAATTCCGGTCGTAGGGGATGCAAAAGAAGCCCTCCGTATGCTTTTCGAAGCAAAGGGAACGCCATGTGATTGTACACAATGGAAAGAACAGCTTAATGAATGGAAACAAGAAAATCCGCTTTGGTATAAGGAAGAAGGAAATTCTTTAAAGCCGCAGCGGCTTATCGAAATGATTTACGAAGAAACCAAGGGAGAAGCCGTAGTTACCACCGATGTAGGGCAGCATCAGATGTGGGCAGCTCAATACTATAAATTTGACAAACCGAACTGCTGGGTTACTTCCGGAGGTCTCGGCACAATGGGATTTGGATTTCCATCTGCCATTGGGGCACAATTTGCTGAGCCGGATAAACAGGTCGTAGCTGTTCTTGGAGATGCAGGATTTCAAATGACAGCACAAGAAATGTCGATTTTGCAAGAATTAAATCTTCCTGTGAAAATTATTCTTGTCAATAACGCCTCTCTTGGCATGGTGCGGCAATGGCAGCAATTGTTCTATGAAGAACGCTATTCCAACTCTCTCTTCCCGATTCAGCCGGATTTCGTGAAAATGGCTGAAGCTTACAATATTAAGGGTTGGAAGATTGAAGATCCAAATGAAATGCAAGGAGCATTAAAAGAAGCATTAAACTACGAAGGTCCTGTTTTGATGGACTGTCGTGTTCATAAAGATGAAAATGTTTATCCGATGATTGCTCCTGGTAAAGGTCATCATGAAATGGAGGGAGTTAAGCCGTGA
- a CDS encoding 2-isopropylmalate synthase: MRKINVFDTTLRDGEQSPGVNLNFEEKLQIAAQLDRLGVDIIEAGFPAASEGDFQSVKAIADTVKGSSVTGLSRSVKKEIDAAWEALKGGEEPRLHVFIATSPIHMTHKLRMTPDQVIENAVDSVKYAKQRFPRVQWSAEDACRSDIDFLARIIEKVIDAGAEVINLPDTVGYITQEEIRHMFTYLRETVPNIDKAILSTHCHDDLGMAVSNSLAAVEAGAGQVECTINGIGERAGNASLEEIAVALKIRNDFYKAETGLTLNEIKRTSSLVSKLTGMVVPNNKAVVGDNAFAHESGIHQDGVLKESSTYEIITPDLVGVSANRMVLGKLSGRHAFKEKIESLGYNATEEELNKVFKAFKSLADKKKEITDEDIFALMTEEKAGEAVKYYEVQALQVNYGTNNIPTAAVTMQNPEGETIQEAATGSGSVEAVYNTIERIIGGEVKLKDYRIQSITGGRDALAEVYVQIEYEGEEASGRGTANDVLEASARAYINSVNRVLNRKKWPRPKTEKIHV, from the coding sequence GTGCGAAAAATTAACGTTTTTGACACGACGCTTCGTGACGGAGAACAATCTCCTGGTGTGAATTTGAATTTTGAAGAAAAGCTTCAAATTGCTGCTCAGCTGGACCGTCTCGGTGTTGATATCATCGAGGCCGGTTTCCCGGCTGCTTCAGAAGGAGATTTCCAATCGGTAAAAGCAATCGCCGATACAGTGAAAGGGAGCTCTGTAACTGGGCTTTCCCGCTCAGTAAAAAAAGAAATCGATGCGGCGTGGGAAGCGTTAAAAGGCGGGGAGGAGCCAAGACTGCACGTGTTTATCGCTACTTCCCCGATCCACATGACTCATAAACTTCGCATGACACCAGACCAAGTCATTGAAAATGCTGTAGATTCTGTGAAATATGCTAAGCAGCGGTTCCCTCGTGTACAATGGTCAGCAGAAGATGCTTGCCGCTCAGATATTGACTTTTTAGCCAGAATAATCGAAAAAGTTATTGATGCAGGGGCAGAAGTAATTAATCTGCCAGACACTGTCGGTTATATTACTCAAGAAGAAATCCGTCATATGTTCACGTATTTGCGTGAAACGGTGCCAAACATTGACAAAGCAATTCTCTCCACCCACTGCCACGACGATCTAGGAATGGCCGTCTCAAACTCTTTAGCAGCCGTTGAAGCGGGAGCTGGCCAAGTAGAGTGTACGATAAACGGTATTGGCGAGCGGGCTGGAAATGCTTCACTTGAAGAAATTGCTGTCGCGTTAAAGATACGAAATGATTTTTATAAAGCGGAAACCGGTTTGACATTAAATGAAATTAAACGAACCAGCAGTCTTGTCAGCAAGTTAACAGGAATGGTAGTTCCAAATAATAAAGCAGTTGTCGGGGACAACGCGTTCGCTCATGAGTCTGGTATTCACCAAGATGGTGTATTAAAAGAATCATCAACTTATGAAATTATTACGCCAGATTTAGTAGGAGTAAGCGCGAATCGTATGGTTCTTGGCAAACTTTCTGGACGTCATGCTTTTAAAGAAAAAATTGAATCACTTGGTTACAACGCAACAGAAGAGGAATTAAACAAAGTGTTTAAAGCTTTCAAAAGTCTTGCGGATAAAAAGAAAGAAATTACCGATGAAGACATTTTCGCTTTAATGACAGAAGAAAAAGCAGGGGAAGCAGTTAAATACTACGAAGTACAAGCACTTCAAGTGAATTACGGCACTAATAACATTCCTACGGCAGCAGTAACTATGCAGAACCCTGAAGGAGAAACCATCCAAGAAGCAGCAACAGGTTCCGGTAGTGTAGAAGCAGTTTATAACACGATTGAACGTATTATAGGCGGAGAAGTGAAGCTAAAAGACTATAGAATTCAATCGATTACAGGTGGGCGGGATGCTTTAGCAGAAGTTTATGTACAAATTGAGTATGAAGGCGAAGAAGCATCTGGCCGCGGTACTGCAAACGATGTATTAGAGGCTTCGGCAAGAGCTTACATTAATTCCGTCAATCGGGTGCTGAATCGTAAAAAATGGCCGCGCCCAAAAACAGAAAAAATTCATGTATAG
- the leuC gene encoding 3-isopropylmalate dehydratase large subunit: MTQPKTIIEKIWENHTVLSEPGKPDLLYVDLQMVHEVTSPQAFEGLRLSGRKVRRPDLTFATMDHNVPTENRASITDAIAKKQMETLSANCKEFGIEVADLDSPDNGIVHIIGPELGLTQPGKTIVCGDSHTSTHGAFGALAFGIGTSEVEHALATQTLWQSKPKTMEVRVNGRLAPGVTAKDIILAIIAKYGVDFGTGHVLEYTGEAISGLTMEERMTICNMSIEAGARAGLISPDQVTFDYLEGREKVPSGEAFTQKVKEWQELATDEGAKYDAVVEIDSSEIEPMVTWGTNPSQGVGVKGVVPSPTDANSSADRKAIEQSLEYMDLEPGTKITDISIQHVFIGSCTNARISDLRAAAKVAEGRKVADGIRAMVVPGSQKVKLQAEKEGLDKIFTEAGFDWRESGCSMCLSMNPDFVPEGERCASTSNRNFEGRQGKGARTHLVSPAMAAAAAVNGKFVDIRNLNEPAVK, translated from the coding sequence ATGACACAACCAAAAACAATTATCGAAAAAATTTGGGAGAATCATACCGTTCTTTCAGAACCTGGTAAACCTGACTTATTGTATGTTGATTTGCAAATGGTTCACGAAGTTACTTCTCCACAGGCGTTTGAAGGTCTTCGTCTCAGCGGGAGAAAAGTTCGCCGCCCGGATTTAACTTTCGCAACGATGGACCATAACGTCCCTACAGAAAATCGTGCATCTATTACCGATGCAATTGCCAAAAAACAAATGGAAACTTTATCTGCCAATTGTAAAGAGTTTGGCATTGAAGTAGCAGATTTGGACAGTCCGGATAATGGGATTGTACACATTATCGGCCCTGAACTTGGTTTAACACAACCAGGTAAAACAATAGTCTGCGGAGACAGTCACACTTCTACACACGGAGCGTTTGGTGCGCTTGCATTTGGTATTGGTACAAGTGAAGTAGAACATGCACTAGCTACCCAAACATTGTGGCAGTCTAAACCAAAAACAATGGAAGTTCGCGTAAATGGTCGCTTGGCACCAGGAGTAACTGCTAAAGATATTATTCTTGCTATTATCGCTAAATATGGTGTTGATTTTGGTACAGGTCACGTACTCGAATATACAGGTGAGGCCATTAGCGGACTTACAATGGAAGAAAGAATGACTATCTGTAATATGTCGATCGAAGCTGGTGCAAGAGCAGGTCTTATCAGCCCGGACCAAGTAACGTTTGATTATCTAGAAGGACGTGAAAAAGTTCCTTCAGGAGAAGCATTCACTCAAAAAGTGAAAGAATGGCAGGAGCTTGCTACAGATGAAGGTGCTAAATACGACGCTGTTGTAGAGATTGACAGCAGTGAGATTGAACCGATGGTTACTTGGGGCACTAATCCTTCACAAGGTGTAGGAGTCAAAGGTGTGGTTCCTTCTCCAACCGATGCAAACTCTAGTGCTGATCGAAAAGCAATCGAACAATCATTAGAATATATGGATTTAGAACCAGGAACAAAAATCACAGATATTTCTATTCAACATGTGTTCATCGGTTCCTGTACCAATGCGCGGATCAGTGACTTGCGTGCAGCTGCAAAAGTAGCAGAAGGACGTAAAGTAGCAGACGGCATTCGGGCGATGGTTGTACCGGGATCCCAAAAAGTAAAGCTGCAAGCAGAAAAAGAAGGACTTGATAAGATATTTACCGAAGCGGGCTTTGATTGGCGCGAATCAGGCTGCAGCATGTGCTTAAGCATGAACCCTGACTTTGTTCCTGAAGGTGAACGCTGTGCGTCTACTTCTAACCGAAACTTCGAAGGCCGTCAAGGAAAAGGTGCGAGAACCCACCTTGTCAGCCCTGCTATGGCAGCTGCTGCAGCAGTAAACGGTAAATTCGTTGATATCCGAAACTTAAATGAGCCGGCTGTTAAATAA
- the leuB gene encoding 3-isopropylmalate dehydrogenase, which yields MNKTITVLPGDGIGLEVVNAATAVLDKTGELYGHQFEYQFADIGGTSIDKNGTPLPQATIDTCLKSDGVLLGAVGGPKWDNLPGSERPEKGLLGIRKALNLFANLRPVTGHKSLTDSSTLRKEVVDNVDLMIVRELTGGLYFGEPQERREVDGEEAAVDTLQYKKSEIERIVRQAFELAKVRRKKLTSVDKANVLESSRLWRETAEEISEDYPEVELDHVLVDNAAMQLIRDPKQFDVIVTENMFGDILSDEASMLTGSLGMLPSASIGSEVPGLYEPVHGSAPDIAGEGKANPLAAIASSAMMLKYSFGMHEEAAAIDRAVSTVLTDGHRTGDIAKEGETILSTDDMLEKVLEALK from the coding sequence ATGAATAAAACAATTACAGTACTTCCTGGCGATGGAATCGGTCTAGAAGTTGTAAATGCTGCCACTGCTGTACTTGATAAAACAGGGGAATTGTACGGACATCAATTTGAATATCAATTTGCAGACATTGGGGGAACATCTATCGATAAAAACGGCACACCGCTTCCCCAGGCTACAATTGATACATGTTTAAAAAGTGATGGCGTTTTGCTCGGTGCAGTAGGCGGTCCGAAGTGGGATAACCTTCCAGGCAGTGAACGCCCGGAAAAAGGTTTGCTCGGTATTAGAAAAGCATTAAATTTGTTTGCAAACCTTCGTCCTGTTACCGGACATAAAAGTTTAACAGATTCTTCTACTCTACGAAAAGAAGTAGTAGACAACGTAGACCTTATGATTGTACGTGAACTGACAGGAGGTCTTTATTTCGGTGAACCGCAGGAGCGCCGTGAAGTTGACGGAGAAGAAGCCGCGGTTGATACTTTGCAGTACAAAAAGTCAGAAATTGAAAGAATCGTCAGACAAGCGTTTGAATTAGCAAAGGTCCGTCGTAAAAAATTGACCTCAGTAGACAAAGCAAACGTACTGGAATCAAGCAGATTATGGAGAGAAACAGCTGAAGAAATAAGCGAAGACTATCCGGAAGTAGAACTTGATCATGTGCTCGTGGACAATGCGGCCATGCAGTTGATCCGTGATCCAAAGCAGTTTGATGTTATTGTTACCGAAAACATGTTTGGTGATATTTTAAGTGATGAAGCTTCTATGCTGACTGGTTCTTTAGGTATGCTTCCATCTGCGAGTATTGGAAGTGAAGTTCCTGGGTTATATGAGCCCGTCCACGGTTCAGCTCCAGATATTGCTGGAGAAGGAAAAGCCAATCCATTAGCTGCTATAGCTTCGAGTGCAATGATGCTAAAATATTCCTTTGGAATGCATGAAGAAGCAGCAGCAATCGACCGTGCTGTTTCTACTGTATTAACAGATGGCCACCGTACAGGTGACATTGCCAAAGAAGGAGAAACAATCCTTTCAACAGATGACATGTTAGAAAAAGTCTTAGAAGCTTTGAAATAA
- the ilvN gene encoding acetolactate synthase small subunit: MKRTIIATVNNTSGVMNRITGLFARRHFNIESITVGMTENPSVSRMTFVVNVDDQRGLDQVIKQLNKQVDVLKVRDITDDAIVARELALIKVVAAPQHRGEISALAEPFRASIVDVGRESVTLQVTGDQQKVEALIDLLKPYGIKELARTGITAFKRGTKKSVFESPKYSIIN, encoded by the coding sequence GTGAAGCGAACAATAATAGCGACAGTAAACAACACATCCGGGGTTATGAACAGAATAACCGGCCTGTTTGCCCGCAGGCACTTTAATATTGAGAGTATTACGGTTGGAATGACTGAAAACCCATCTGTTTCACGTATGACATTTGTAGTTAACGTCGATGATCAGCGCGGCTTAGATCAAGTTATTAAACAGTTAAATAAGCAAGTAGATGTATTAAAAGTGCGGGATATTACCGATGATGCGATTGTTGCAAGAGAGCTTGCTCTTATTAAAGTGGTGGCTGCTCCGCAGCATCGCGGAGAAATATCTGCACTCGCAGAACCTTTCCGAGCCTCAATTGTTGATGTCGGCAGAGAAAGTGTGACTCTGCAGGTCACTGGTGATCAGCAAAAGGTTGAAGCATTGATTGACCTTCTGAAACCATACGGGATAAAAGAACTAGCCCGTACAGGTATTACCGCCTTTAAACGGGGAACAAAGAAAAGTGTTTTTGAAAGCCCCAAATATTCTATTATCAATTAA
- the leuD gene encoding 3-isopropylmalate dehydratase small subunit, which yields MEPIIKHTGNTGVVPRVNVDTDQIIPKQFLKRVERTGFGQFLFFDWRFLANGKDNPDFELNQSHAKDASILIADHNFGCGSSREHAPWALQDYGFRVIIAPSFADIFYNNCFKNGILPIRLDEEQVYKLMENGKDEVYEVTVDLQNQNITDENGFEASFEIDPYWKEMLLKGWDEISLTLQYEDKIGQYEEKMNV from the coding sequence ATGGAACCAATAATCAAACACACTGGTAATACAGGCGTTGTACCTCGTGTGAATGTAGATACAGACCAGATTATACCAAAACAGTTTTTAAAACGAGTAGAGCGTACAGGCTTTGGACAGTTTCTTTTTTTTGACTGGCGTTTTCTTGCAAATGGCAAGGATAACCCTGATTTTGAATTAAATCAGTCTCATGCAAAAGATGCCTCTATTTTAATAGCAGATCATAATTTTGGATGCGGCTCTTCTAGGGAACATGCTCCATGGGCGCTTCAGGATTATGGGTTTCGTGTAATAATTGCTCCGAGCTTTGCAGATATCTTTTATAATAACTGCTTTAAAAATGGCATTCTTCCTATTAGATTGGACGAAGAACAGGTTTATAAATTGATGGAAAATGGGAAAGATGAAGTATATGAAGTAACCGTCGATCTTCAAAACCAAAATATTACAGACGAGAACGGTTTTGAAGCAAGCTTCGAAATTGATCCATACTGGAAAGAAATGCTATTAAAAGGTTGGGATGAGATCAGCCTTACGCTCCAGTATGAAGACAAGATTGGCCAGTACGAAGAGAAGATGAATGTATAA
- the ilvE gene encoding branched-chain-amino-acid transaminase, with product MGEQWIYLNGEFVKKEDAKISVYDHGFLYGDGVFEGIRVYNGNVYKLEEHLVRLYNSAKSIMLEIPYTMDKITEIIIETLRKNELNDAYIRLVVSRGVGNLGLDPASCNAPQLIVIAEELAIYPKELYEHGLEIVTVATRRNRPDVLSPKVKSLNYLNNILVKLEASLAGVSEALMLNNEGYVAEGSADNIFILREGVLYTPPGYIGALEGITRQAIIELAEELGYALKEEPFTRHDVYTADEVFLTGTAAEVIAVVKVDGRLIGDGKPGQETQRLLDAFRQKVVEDGVKVYPSASEVEVG from the coding sequence GTGGGTGAGCAATGGATATATTTAAATGGGGAATTTGTAAAGAAAGAAGATGCAAAAATTTCCGTATACGACCATGGTTTTTTATATGGGGATGGTGTATTTGAAGGCATTCGTGTCTATAACGGAAATGTTTATAAGTTAGAAGAGCATCTTGTACGTCTTTACAATTCAGCCAAGTCCATCATGCTTGAAATACCTTATACCATGGACAAAATAACCGAGATCATAATTGAAACGCTAAGAAAAAACGAATTAAACGATGCATATATTCGTTTAGTTGTTTCTCGCGGAGTAGGCAATCTCGGACTTGACCCTGCTTCCTGTAACGCACCCCAGCTGATCGTGATAGCAGAGGAACTAGCCATTTATCCTAAGGAGCTATATGAACATGGGCTCGAAATTGTAACGGTAGCTACAAGACGAAACAGACCGGATGTATTGAGTCCAAAAGTGAAATCATTAAATTATCTTAATAATATATTAGTAAAGCTAGAAGCTAGTCTTGCGGGTGTTAGTGAGGCCCTTATGCTGAATAACGAAGGATATGTAGCTGAAGGATCAGCTGACAATATTTTTATCCTTCGTGAGGGAGTTCTCTATACACCTCCTGGATATATTGGAGCTTTAGAGGGTATTACCCGTCAGGCTATTATTGAACTTGCTGAAGAATTGGGATATGCATTAAAAGAAGAACCGTTTACTCGCCATGATGTTTATACAGCGGATGAAGTCTTCTTAACAGGAACAGCGGCAGAGGTCATTGCAGTTGTGAAAGTAGATGGCCGTCTCATTGGTGATGGGAAGCCAGGACAAGAAACACAACGTCTGCTTGATGCTTTTCGACAGAAAGTTGTAGAGGACGGTGTGAAAGTTTACCCCTCAGCCTCGGAGGTTGAAGTAGGGTGA